taaaaattctgttgttacatatatctgaaagttaatgaatacatattctgttttgttacatatatctgaaagttactgcataagaattctgttttattaactatatctaagttacaattgaaagctcttatttttgccccaaagagtgaataaatgctataatgcaatttaaaatgcagtttctactgtttctacaaattgcaacccccctcccccaagatcaggtggaggggtcctcagggtagatcaaaaatacgcagggggtccaggaccccaaaaaggttgagaaccactgctttaaggggctgatgaatgaaaatgagaaagagaagattggatgatgtggggatagtgaatcaggaagcgcggtggattagcaaggaggaagtgagggcagctatgaagaagatgaagaacggaaaggcggttggtccagatgacatacatgtggaggcatggagatgtttagcagAGATCGCAATGGAGTTTTTAGCCAGATtattcttggaaagtgagaagatgccaaAGGAGTGGCGAAGGAGCATActcgtaccgattttcaagaataagggagaTGTACAGAGCtgcagtaactacagaggtagaaagttgatcaaccacagcatgaagatatgggaaagagtattgGAAACtttgttaagaggagaggtgatgattagtgagcagcaatatggtttcatgccacgaaatagccctacagatgtgatgtttgctttgagaatgttgatggaaaagtacagagaaggtcagaagaagtcacattgtgtctttgtggatttagagaaaacacaTGACAGGGAGCTGAGaggggaggtgtggtgttgtatgaggaagtcgggagtggcagagaagtatgtaagagtggtgcaggatatgtatcagggcagtgtaacagtggtcaggtgtgtggttggaatgacggatgtgttcaagatggaggtgggatgggattatatcaaggaacGGCTCCGAGCCCTTCctctcttgtttgcagtggtaatagacaggttgacagacaagatcaggcaggagtctccgtggactatattgtaacgtgcatggataagcagacacgttggtccttgactaacgggtctgaccctttagtcgagcggttagcgatgtctcctgcggtgcgggcgatacgggttcgcttcccggccgcggcagttcctgtggttgcgttgtcccccgacttcgctacaatatgatgttcgcggatgacattgtgacctgtagCGAGAGCAGGGAACAGGTTGAGGGGAGgctggaggtatgtactggagtgaAGAGGAATGAGAGTCAGTTGGAACAAGACGGAACACatgtgcgtgaacgagagggaggacagcggaatggcgaggatgcaaggagtagcggtgacgaaggtggataatTTTAAATactggtcaactgttcaaagttacggggagtgcggaagagaggtgaataagagcgtgcaggcagggtggagtaggtagagaagagtgtcaggagtgatctgggacagaagggtaccagcaagggttaaagggaaggttttacAACGTGGCAGTGAGACCAGTTAtggtgtatggtctggagacggtggcactgacgaaaagacagaagacggagctggagggggcagagttaTAGATGGTAacattttcatcgggagtgacgaagaaggacaggattaagaaagagtccaaccgtccaacctgagttgtctctctaattttagagggacagctcaggttggacgatttggagacaaagcaagagaggtgatattgagatggtttatgagcggaggagagatgctgggtataatgggagaaggaggctgaagatggagctgccagggaagcggaAAAGAGGAAAGGCAAAGACGAGGTTtacggatgtgatgagggaggacatgcaggtggttggcgtgacagaggaagatgcagaggactggaagagatggaaacggatccgCTGTGGTaagcccctaacgggagcagccgatagtagtagtagtagatatgataTAACCGTTTTAAGGCGCTAGGCGCTACATTTTATTGTGAAAGAACTCATATCGCGGTCGTGTTTGTACTTCCGGGATGGCACGCCTACTCCTATAACAGCCGCATATCCGTTCCTTCTGACTCCTGCTACAGCTCAGCTCCCGTGTTGCGGCTTGTCCGTGGTTAAAATCTCAAGCAACGTACGTATAACTCGCATCGGATTACTGCAGTTTCTTTCATTTTAAGTATTTAAAAGCGAACGCGTAACACGACCTAGAGACACAACTATGCGTGGGAAGAACGCGGACAGACGAAAGGAGACCGGCTTTCAGTAGCTAAACTAGCTGAGCAGTGTGTGTCAAGTGCTCGGTACTTGCGGCCTCTGTTTAGCTTTGTTCTTTGTCCCCGTGGAGTAGAAAGCTGCAGGGCACCACGCATTGTCTGAGTAGCCGTCCTGCTAACGCCAGTCAAAACCAGCTAGGTTGATTCGTGGATAAGGGTTACATTAAACACTTTTTAAAAGACGAATTGAATATGTTGAAATTGGAACAAACAATGCTTGGGTGCATGTGTCTTTGATGCGAAACAACAGAGACGTTATGCCGACCTCTGTAATGACGAGCCAAATTTGAATGTTTTAGTTCAAACATATTGTTACACTTGGGCCTACATTCTGCTGATTTAGCTATAGGGGTTGAGCCGATCGCCACACAATTGCTGGTGAAAGATAATCGGTTTAATGTTATCCAATAATACAAGAAGGGGTATTCGCTTTTGAGTATAATAGAAAACATTGTAAAAACCCCTTCTTTATCATGTGTGGTATTCATATTTGGTTGATGCATTTCATCATTATTCAAGCTTCTTTAAAGGCCATTGATCCCAGCTTGCCGAACTGCTGACTTGCATGTGACTATATTGGCTTCCAGCTATCGAGGACGTGCACTTGAGCCGGTCATTTGAAATTTCATGCTCACTTTGCTGCCAAAAGGTGTTGCTGCCAACAGATACCACAGGAGGGGTTTCTGACCACCCAGGGAGCGTCATGTATGTTGTTATTATCAGTGTTGGGAATGCCCTTTTGACGACCTGTGTTTCTCCCCTCAGTGAGCCAACACCAACACTATGTCATCAGGAAACGCCAAGATTGGCAAGCCTGCCCCAGCCTTCAAAGCCACAGCTGTAGTTGATGGACAGTTCAAGGACATCCAATTGTCAGACTACAAAGGTTGGTTAATTTCCCTGTACAGACACCCACAGATTGTGTAGTTTATTGGTTATAAAAGATTTTGCAGTCCTGTTGAGGACCTCTGTGTAATTTTCTTGCTCTAACTTTGTATAATGAATATGTAGAGGCCAATCCCTTGATTGAATGTACAGATATCAAAGCTTTTTTTTAGTAGCCTTTTAGTGTCAGGGCATAATAAACGTTGGTTGATCAAAATTAACACTGCTTTACTCTGTGCTATTCAGGGAAGTATGTCATCTTTTTCTTCTATCCTTTGGACTTCACCTTTGTCTGCCCCACCGAAATTGTGGCTTTCAGCGACAGAGCAGCGGAGTTCCGCAAGATTGGTTGTGAGGTCATTGCAGCCTCCACAGACTCACACTTTTGCCACCTGGCCTGGTGAGCATCGCTAATTTTTATTGGGGGTGGAGATTCTGAGATTAGCTTTTAACAGTAAAAAGGATCCACACATCTGTGAATGTGTCCTCATTATGGCAGCCCCAAGATCATGCACATCTGAAGGGCCACTTTCATAGTCGAGGATACTCAAGTTAAATACACCAGTTTCGGAGATGTGCACCTCTTACAGATTAGGTGTTGCATATTTTTTTTGTATGTTGTTCGAGTCTTTCTTCTCAATCTATCAGTTTGGTTTTAGGAGTGTATGTAGGAAACACCCATTTCAGTTTATCTCGAATCAGTGAGCCACACTGCTAAGTATTGATAAGTCTGCTTCGTCCCAACATAGCTGAAAAGAGCTAACAGACATGACTCAGCATTCCTttaagaaaaaaatcaaataatgggggcagatttttttttagtgTTCAATTAAAACTTTTCTCAATGATAATGCTAGAGTCCTTTTTAAAGCGTTCCCTAAATTTAACTTATTACTACTAGGCTATGTAAGGTTAGTTTTGTGTTAATAATACATCTTATTGGGGTTCCCTACACAAGCTTAAGTGTTGACTGGGGTTTTAAAAAGCATGAAATAAAAGGACTCCTGGCGCCAATGTTTTCTGTAGGATTAACACACCAAGGAAAGATGGAGGTCTGGGTCCCATGAACATCCCCCTAGTGGCAGACCTCAACCAGTCGATCTCCAGAGACTATGGCGTACTGAAAGAGGAGGATGGCATCGCATACAGGTCTGACAGACATCCTGTGTGGTCCTATCAAATCCAAATCTTAAGTTTTTCCTCCTGATCAGAGGTTTCACATTGCGATTACTCTTCCTCTCAACATTTCTTTTTCATCCTTGGATTCGTATGCACTCACCTTGGCATGCAAGGTGTAAATTCCAATTTGTTTGTAGTATTTagaagttgtttgtttttttctattaATTTGTGAATGGTAGCAATGAAACAAAGCTTTGGGATGTTTTTTCACAGTTGAAACTAGATTGGAACTGAGCTACATGAGTTGACTCTAGGGGTGTACAAATGTATTGTGTACAACTTTCCAATATTCCTTACATCCTTCACACCAAGTGCTGTGAAAGATATTTAGTCCTTGTTCTTCAGAATGTTACCTGCTAGCAAAGTATGGATTGTTTGGTACAATACTGACAATACTCTATAATGCACCAAATGGTGAACCCTAAATGTAAAGGACAGTTATGCAAGTTTATGGTTTTATTGTGCTCTACCCACTTCACTAATTTACAAATGTGCCACTGGCTGAAAAGTAAAACTGGCAGTTGTATGTCTTTCAACTTTGCCAGCAACACATTGATATAGTTACCTCACCAAATGACTGTTTTCCATCACCCTGAACATCTGTTTGtctctgttaggggtctgtttgTGATTGACGACAAGGGCATCCTGAGGCAGATCACAATCAATGATTTGCCTGTAGGTCGCTCAGTGGATGAGACCCTGCGTCTGGTGCAGGCCTTCCAGCACACTGACAAATTCGGAGAGGGTGAGTGAAATTGAAACATGCGATCCGCTAGAGTAATGACGATGCAGGTTGTGTAACGGATGGGACATGCTGTTGTTTAGGTAAATGTTTCTAAAAAGCATTATAAGGAAGGGGCGTTTGAGTGACTGTAGCTCAGTGTCTCAGACTTACACATCTGCAAAATCTGAACTGTATTAGCtctggctctgttagcgatgggcgttggtaaacatcggaacacaaagagccatggacatctatagctctgacaacgactccaaagaggataaattctgagtctcatcaccagccagtcagactagcttggtctagtcagaaaggcacgaactgaggaagcctcttggatgagaggcgaaacgtcttcatggatatataccaagtccagttgcacttgattcaactcctttggataactatgacctggatgaatgagaacattcacagacatgtattaGCTTGGCTATACACATTATCAATATTGACATCAAACAAAACCGAAGGGGCTGATGCAATATCCAAAAGGGCACAAGACAGTTTGAAATATagtaaaacaacacaacaaaaatttattattattttttttgttttgttttgtttttttttgcctaatGCTTTTCTtattatttacttttttttctgtTCCCAAGTTTCTTCAGCTGTTCCTGTATAATTTGTTTTTTTGACACTGCCCTTTAGGTTGCTCGCAAGCACTACGGCCAAGTATGTAGGAAAATGCCCTTGTGCACATTTGTGTTAATGCATTGTACATGTTCACAAATGCACTAACGTTAAACCATAAATCTATCTTAAATTGGGCTtttcagtggatttttttttagtcTTATGTGCTGGCATCAGTTGAGCCTTCATCTTGATTGCTTACTTAAACTGATCAACACAATTCTTTCAATACCAAGGTTAGAAGTTTAGAGTTAAAGGGGTCAGTTAGTTTGTGAGCCTGCCACTTTGTATTCACTCATAGATTGTGTGCTCTTGGCATTTAAAGTCCAGTTCTGCTTATTTAGCTAACACTAGTGGACTTTGTTTTTTCTCTCTGCCCATACAGTGTGCCCCGCTGGCTGGAAACCAGGGAGTGATACTATTATTCCTGATGTCCAGAAGAGCAAAGAGTTCTTCTCAAAGCAGTGAACGTGGCGGTCCTGCAGTTGACATGCTAGCTGTAGTACTTGCCTTCAAATGACAAGTTTCCCTATTCAGGAGTCTCTTCTTGGCGTCCAATCCCAACCTAGAAAAAATATGAGGGCTGTTGAATACAAAACCCTTTAACATGACTCAAATCCTATGTTTGTATGACAAGGTACAAGTGGAGTCCTGAGCACTGaaagtattgatttttttttttcatcaaaattGTGACTATTTTTTACTTTGCATTCATGTACCCTTGCAACGTTTCATTAAAGTGGCGAGGAACAATGATACACTTGTTGCGATGTTTTTTGTCTACTAAAATGCTTGTCAGTGTTGCTCTGACCACTAGATGACGCCATTTCACTTACTACGGTTCCCGGGCATTGGATCGATTTGACAGGGCTTACCGGTCCCGACTAGATTTCAGGCAGCGACTTTCTGGTGTAACTGCTTTATATTTCCGATACGATTTTGGTTCCTAGTGTAGCTAGGAAAACGTGTTTTTATAATTAATCGTCAGTTGCCGCCCATGCAATTTGTCCTGTTAAAACGCCTGTCCAAATATTACCCAATCCAAATGTATTTAGCGCTATATAGACAAGATTCTGCCATATTTGTTTGGACATTTCGGTGAGTAAATATTTGCCTCGCTTCACAACATCAGGCCTGAGCATTGTTCCCTGTGGAACTTTTCCACCTCATATTGGGTAAACTGCCTATGCTCCACTACGGTAAACTTAGTTGAACGTCTtgtaatttttttaaataatgttgAGAGTTGTTTTGGGAAATCGAAAACTAGGGGAACTCCACGGTTCTGCAGAGACCTCTTCATTCACACGTTTACCATGTCGAGTCAAGGCAGTGGGCGGATGTAACGCAACCGACCTGACGGGCAGTGCAGGTGGGAGTTCCCGGAAACCTTTGCGCTCTGACGTCTGGCAACAAATATAACCATATATGGACGTACGTGTAACGTCATTCAGGAAACAATCCCACGCCTTGACAACTCCAGCGTCAAACcgcttcttaaaaaaaaaaagacgtcacAGCCGGTGATCATATTTAGTCTTTTGCAATGAGTTACTTCGAGTTTAAAAACTTAAGCAGCAATAGTTCAAAATTCAACACCACTCGTGTTAAGTCTTGATATGAGTATAACAACTAACAAAAGTGAAACGACGCCACACACATTTCTTCATCGTATTTACTTAAATATATACTGTACAAGTAAAAAAAAGACATGGGCTTATCGGGCTCAGCCTGATAAACACAAATAACTTACAGTGGAATGCATCACAAACGGCAGTTGTCAAAGTAAAATGTAAACAGGCAAAGCCAAAGGGACGACACTTTTCAAAACTTGTTCAAAATGCCCTGTGTTTCAGTCTTCGACAGTATTGATGTCAGCGTCCCTTGAATTTTAGTTAAAGAAACCCCTATTGAAACTCATCAGTTAAACAATTTAGCCAACACTGCTATTTCCAACATGAAAATGTGGCCCATCGTTCGTCAATGAACTGCTATATTGTCAgtgcaatttttttctttttgacagGTTCTTCACGCATTGTCCAGTGTTTTTAAAGTGCACTTTTCCCGTCAATACTTGACCTTAGGAACCAGTATAAGTTGACAGCCACTGCTGACATGTGTCATGACTTTTTGTTTGAGCTGAGCCACCTGTTCCCGCAGTAACGACGCGGTGTTGGACAGTCCCGCGTTATCGTTCTTCAGCACCTTCACCTTATCCTCCAGACGAGCAATACGTTCCAGCTTGCGCTTCCGACACTTGGTGGCGGCGAGCCGGTTCCTCAGCCGCTTACGCTCCGCTTTGATGCGCTCCTGGTTCTCCATGTCGATGGGGGACATCGGCGGAGAGCCGCTGTCGCTGCTTTGCATGTCGGGAACTGTTTGAGGTTCCTCTTTCAGCACGCCATAGCGTTGGGCATGGAGACCTGCTCCGACCAGCGGGTGCTGGAAGTGGTGGGAGCCATGCGCAAGGGCTTGGGGATGCTGGTGGTACTGATGGTGGGGCAGGTAGCTGATGGTGGTGGAGGGGTAACTGCCTGCAGATGACAGGTTAGAGTTCGGCGTGCAGTTGCTCAAGGTAGTGTACTCGAGGGGCTCCGCCTGCATGGAGGAACCAAACACTGAGGTGGGTGCGGAGCACGCAACGCCACCTGCACCGATGGACACGTTCGGTGGAGCCATCTGGTTCATCTTGTGGAGATCGTCCAGTGCTTTAACGAAACCGTTAGCAAAACCCTCTTGCTCCTCTGTAATTCCCCGGTTGTAGAGGTACTGGGGAGGGGTCGGCGTTGTAGTGATGATACCGTTACTGTTCTGGATGATCAGTCGCTCCAATTCTGGAGAGGCAAGCTTCAGTGAGCCCGCGTCCGCCGTCCCTGCTGAATACAAGTCGGTGTCGGCGGGCAGGTGTTGCTGTGACTTGTGGTTCGAGTTCCGAAATGAGTCGGAGAAGTTCAAGTTCATGTTCTGCTTTAGCAGCTTGTAGTCTGACAGGGCAGCGCCTGAATGGCCATAAGCAGAGAGAAACGAGTCGTCATAAAAAGGCTGTTCCATTATTGTGGACATATTTCAAATAGACAGTCAAACAGGCCTATACTTGTGCGCTGGAAAGATGTTGACTTGAGCCCAAATCTCCAGTGTCCTAATGTTTCCCTTTTCAGCAACAAGTCCCACTGTAGGCTATTATTATTACGCAGATCAAACTTATCAAAAAAATTAAGGTAATACTTCCAAAATAGTGGAACTGTACTGTACCAAATTGTCGCTTTGTTCCTTTAGGGTGAATCAAAGCTGTGTCCGGCGACTTATTCTTTTGAATCCGCTTGTTTGTTGGTTTCTTTTGTCTGACACAGCGCTCTCATCTGACGTTTACCACGCACTCGGTGGTCCTTATATAGACTTACCAGTCACCAGCCTGTAAGACCCCGCCCATCCGTCGAGCCTATTGGCTGTTCAACATTATTCCCCGCCTCCTGTCATATTAGACTCTTGTTGCTGGGAACAAGGACAGCAAAACAAGGTCGGAGAAACCAGACAAAGcaagtaaatacataaaatatcaGTCAGTTTGCTAAAAGCAAGTGACAAGTGAGTGTAAGAGGGATTATGGGAGCAGTCACTTTAGAAATACAGCATGCCCCTCGTTAATCGCCATGCTGAATTATATATCACTGTTAGACCAATCCCTCCTCCCACTAATTCACATTCATCGATGTCCAAAAGATGATGGAGTCATATCTGATCTGATATCAGGGGCAGTCCATATATGGAGATCCTGGCACACCGGTTCCTCCCTGTTGAGAGCGGGAAGCCGGTCCCAGTCTGGACCGCTTCCAGGTCCGCACCTCCGGGATGTGGGAGGCCAAGTCGGCGTCCTGGCTTCGCTCTTTGGCCCCGGGCGAACTGAAGAGGATGGCGCAAGCTTTGTGTTTTTAATAGTGCCATTTTTCTCTTTTAGAAAATGAATTTTATATAATCCAACTCTACGTGTTACACAAGAAATTGATTCTTTTGTCAGTATTCTGTTCGTAATTTTGTGTTTTCGGAGACACCTGTACGTGCTTGTCGGTCGGGGATAAGTGGGCTAATAATGTCTGTCGAAAGACGTAACAACGAAAAAAGCTGCcctaatttttttcccctttgattTTCTTCACGCACGATGTGGTTATTCCAACGAGTGTTGAATTTACCAtggcggagggggggggcacggtgTGGTTTTAAACGTTTGTTGAATTTGCTACGACACATGTCATGCGTCCATTGAAACTGAGAGAAATCCCACTATTGATGTGTAACTTAGAAGTATAAAAGGACAAGAGGGTCTCTACCCTGCTCCAGACACCTTGTTTTTGTCTCCTCTTTATGGTAATGACATGTGAATCACTTCCCAAAGGGCCGTCCACCCACGTGTTTTCAGGTCTCGTTCAATTTTCCAACCTACTGTCTAAATCCACACGTATTTGCTTCGATGACGATCCGGCAAGCGGATTCttttttcatattgtagcgaagttgctaccacgtcagaattgtgccaattgtcctgttttacccatcaggcactgcgggcagattgtcagttgttattaaatgttttgtaagtgttttatgtggttttatgtgtttatgtgattactatttgttgttgtGTAATTGCAGTTATcaatctgttgtgttgtgtaaccttgtaactgaaaccctgaacaactttgttgttcgagttgatgacgaccatgtattgtgtcatatttcggtaagttcttgtttctgtgttatTTCAATAAATGGGCTGCAAAGTtgcctttgtcgttgcttctacgttcgccacactagttcctgtgattgcgttgtcccccgaattcgctacattggtgtcagaagtgggatggagcgaccgtaaggccatcggaagcgtatgcgccctgaggcgtgaaggagctgatatgcttaagcgcgggacgCGCTTTCCGAatgaggagggtagtgtaacgtgcatggataagaacacACGCTGGCCGGTGGTTCGCGGatccgaccctttagtctagcggttagcgatgtctcctgcggtgcgggcgatacaggttcgcttcccggccgcggcaattcctgtggttgcgttgtcccccgaattcgctacaatatgctacCAACGAACCAGTCAGCTAGTTTCATCCCTATCATCATCTTCTTTGTAGATGGCCATTCTAACATTTGGGCTGTTAGGTTTGTTCACAAGTTTACCAGCGGAATACCGGTGGGCTAGTGTGCAACATACTGAAATGATAGATCAACCGTAAAAAGTGCACTAAACCTTATCTAATCTGATGCACTTGCCCGTGATGTTGTAGCTTCACATGTTGCAGTTTGACCACAGCAGACCGTACGGAACTAAAGATGTCCTtctgctcatcatcatcatcatcatcatcattgtcatgTCCTTCTGGTAAATCCATGGCCACTCAACCCTGATAAGGACATTGACATTAGGTGATAGCTAGATGACTTTATTGTGCTGACAATActatgatttttatttttttaacatagATGTCCTTTTTTTTGAAGAAATATGACTGGGTGTGAAAAGCTTTCTCTCTCCGGATTTAGAGATTGAAGAACTGATAGTGTTAATTGAACAT
This genomic stretch from Lampris incognitus isolate fLamInc1 chromosome 5, fLamInc1.hap2, whole genome shotgun sequence harbors:
- the prdx2 gene encoding peroxiredoxin-2 → MSSGNAKIGKPAPAFKATAVVDGQFKDIQLSDYKGKYVIFFFYPLDFTFVCPTEIVAFSDRAAEFRKIGCEVIAASTDSHFCHLAWINTPRKDGGLGPMNIPLVADLNQSISRDYGVLKEEDGIAYRGLFVIDDKGILRQITINDLPVGRSVDETLRLVQAFQHTDKFGEVCPAGWKPGSDTIIPDVQKSKEFFSKQ
- the LOC130112463 gene encoding transcription factor JunB-like isoform X2; the encoded protein is MNLNFSDSFRNSNHKSQQHLPADTDLYSAGTADAGSLKLASPELERLIIQNSNGIITTTPTPPQYLYNRGITEEQEGFANGFVKALDDLHKMNQMAPPNVSIGAGGVACSAPTSVFGSSMQAEPLEYTTLSNCTPNSNLSSAGSYPSTTISYLPHHQYHQHPQALAHGSHHFQHPLVGAGLHAQRYGVLKEEPQTVPDMQSSDSGSPPMSPIDMENQERIKAERKRLRNRLAATKCRKRKLERIARLEDKVKVLKNDNAGLSNTASLLREQVAQLKQKVMTHVSSGCQLILVPKVKY
- the LOC130112463 gene encoding transcription factor JunB-like isoform X1 → MSTIMEQPFYDDSFLSAYGHSGAALSDYKLLKQNMNLNFSDSFRNSNHKSQQHLPADTDLYSAGTADAGSLKLASPELERLIIQNSNGIITTTPTPPQYLYNRGITEEQEGFANGFVKALDDLHKMNQMAPPNVSIGAGGVACSAPTSVFGSSMQAEPLEYTTLSNCTPNSNLSSAGSYPSTTISYLPHHQYHQHPQALAHGSHHFQHPLVGAGLHAQRYGVLKEEPQTVPDMQSSDSGSPPMSPIDMENQERIKAERKRLRNRLAATKCRKRKLERIARLEDKVKVLKNDNAGLSNTASLLREQVAQLKQKVMTHVSSGCQLILVPKVKY